In Nycticebus coucang isolate mNycCou1 chromosome 9, mNycCou1.pri, whole genome shotgun sequence, the following are encoded in one genomic region:
- the LOC128593361 gene encoding ATP synthase F(0) complex subunit C1, mitochondrial-like, which yields MQTTAALLISPTLIRCCTRGLIRPMSASFLNRSEYSSKQPSYNSSPLQVARREFQTSVVSWDIDTAAKFIGAGAATVGVAGSGAGIGTVFGSLIIGYARNPSLKQQFFSYAIPGFALSKAMGLFCLMASFLILFAM from the coding sequence ATGCAGACCACCGCGGCACTGCTCATTTCGCCGACTCTGATCCGCTGCTGTACCAGGGGTCTAATCAGACCTATGTCTGCCTCCTTCCTGAATAGGTCAGAGTATTCATCTAAACAGCCTTCCTACAACAGCTCCCCACTCCAGGTGGCCCGaagggagttccagaccagtgtTGTCTCCTGGGACATTGACACAGCAGCCAAGTTTATTGGTGCTGGGGCAGCCACAGTTGGTGTGGCTGGTTCAGGGGCTGGCATTGGAACAGTGTTTGGCAGCTTGATCATTGGCTATGCCAGGAACCCGTCTCTCAAGCAGCAGTTCTTCTCCTACGCCATTCCGGGCTTTGCCCTGTCTAAGGCCATGGGGCTCTTCTGTTTGATGGCTTCCTTCCTCATCCTATTCGCCATGTGA